The following is a genomic window from Elaeis guineensis isolate ETL-2024a chromosome 10, EG11, whole genome shotgun sequence.
CCTATTCTCCACCCTACTACCTTAAATCCAACCCATTTCACTCTTCAGATCTTTTGGTAGACTAACCTGTTGTTCACAAAACCTGGGCTCAAGTATAATCAAGGGTTCAAGCGAGAGCCGACAACCTTTGAAGTCAAAACCCCACCAATCCAAACCAAGATTCGGCAATGttgttattttaattatcattaattattttttgttatatcaACTAATAATAGCCAATGTGattcgtcttttttttttttttttgtgtgtattCCCAAGAAAAATCCATCGACATCTCGCTTGGACAAATATGATCATGATTTCCATTGTAATGATATAATTGAAAAATTGGATCATGATATTGAAACATGATATTTCTCAAGTTTTGAAAGCATGTGATATGCAACTATATACACAGCAAATCAAGCTTAGATTTGTATCAACAAGCTTAATTTGCTTCCTAACAATAGGATTGGATCCTAACAATAAGTAAGCTTATCCAAATAGGACAATCTACTTGGAGCAATGATATGAcaaacaaataaaataaaaaaattctccttgctaATCTCATCTCCATCAAACAATTCGATGCACCTATCCACTTGATAGGCTACCTAACCATGTGATGGGGATTTTTAATGGTAACTAGGTAGATAGTAACAAGAGATGGGTGCATTTCATTGTTATACATATGCACATGGCTGTCCACTTTTTCAGGTTTATTCAATCTTATCATGAATGGAGGGACAAACCAAATCTCCTTTGATACTtaatccatttatctgaaatctTTCATCATCACCAATCGAGATACGAGCACTACAtaatatcatttggatttagatgTATGTGCATAGATTTGTCGATACTTGAGCCCATTAATTGTCACACTTGCTCATGAATCTAATCACCAAAGAGCTAAAGGACACAAGCTACATCTCCTTCACATGGATGAAAGATATATATCCCCAACCTCCGTTACATGCATGACAATGTGCAACAAAACCATACCAAACTATGACCTCCATGCCTCCCAAAGCTTACAAAAAGAGCTGATCCCTATGTTCCCACCTCTCCATCGTTTCCATGGTATCCATCCCATGCTCTCCACCAACATCcacccataaaaataaaaaaaataggaacATCTCTTGACTAACATATAATCCACCGCCGAATATGACTTTGTTGGCCCGTTATTTATGCAAAGCGTGCTGCCGAGCCATGTGCTGCGCTCAACCTCCGAAATCTCGGGCTTAAACAACACCCTCCCACGTTAGCTTTCTTCATCACCTCAGATGAATGGCTCGTCTTTCTTGTGAGCACTTTGTCCTCATGCACACCTGTCTAGTTTCATGGTCTCTCCCAGCCGTTATAAGTACACTTCatgtctctcttttcttctccgcaGAAGGGAGTTAGCTAGAGAGAAAGCAAGAGATGATTAAGTTAGGATCAAGGAGGATTTTCAGGAGCAATTCCAAAGTtggtggtggaggaggaggaggtggtaaTGGTGGGTGCGGCCGGGGTGACATCGAGTGGGAAGTAAGGCCTGGAGGCATGCTGGTCCAGAAGAGAGTGAGTGGAAGACAAGAGGATGAAGTGATTCAACTCAGGATCACAACTGGTTCATGGTGGCATGACATCTCCATTAGAGCCACTTCTACTTTTGGTAAGCATGGAAAAGAAAATATTGTGCAAAAACTTTTCTTACCTCAATATTATTATGAGGTGGTCTTCATGTATATTTATGGTTGAAAATATTCATCATTTCTCGGTGTGCCTTTTGTTCATTAGCCTTTGAAGTGTAATATTGTAACAATTATTTGGTTTTATCATGTAATGCAGGAGAGTTGAAGGTGGTGTTATCTTTGGTAACTGGCTTAGAGCCAAGAGAGCAAAGACTCCTATTTAGAGGAAAGGAAAGAGAGGATGGTGATCACCTTCACATGGTGGGGGTTCAGGATAGGGACAAGGTGCTGCTGTTAGAAGACCCGGCCATCAGAGAAAGAAAGCTTCGCTCCATGGCAATGGCGCAAGCCATGAGAAGCCCTTGCCAAACCTTCATAGCAGTGTAGACTTTGCTCCTTTTTGTTGAAACTAACAAGTTGATGTGATCTGAGACTGAAAAAGTCCATTTGACCAACTTTCCCAGTCACATGGTTGATGGATATGTAAGATGATTTGAGTAACCTACATAAATAAAATACCAATTATGTATTTTAATAAACAATTGATTGTACTGCATTTCATTCCTTCAATAATTGTTTGCAAATGTAGAGTGGTAATCCCGCACCatcagggtttttttttttttttttttttaaataaaataccaATTATGTATTTTAATAAACAATTGATTGTACTGCATTTCATTCCTTCAATAATTGTTTGCAAATGTAGAGCGGTAATCCCGCACcatcaggttttttttttttttttttttttttttttttttgtgattaggaAGGGCTAATCCCCACATTATACCTTATATCGGCCCCATCCCGCACAACTAATGTAATGGCTTAACATTTACATCATTAATCATTGATTTTGTGTGAACAAACTAGAATGATTTGTTTCAAAATTGTTAATATTTTCATTCACAGAAATGTTTGTTATGCCGTTTGTGCCAGGCGCAGACTCCCACAACACTCCATTATTTTGACCTATAAATGGTGTTGCGAGTATATTACCACCTATTGCCACTGGCATGTGACCGGAATTGGATATGGAATTGAAatatgatttgaaaaattaattataacGTTTTCAttcttttgaaaattgaaataaaaattaaatttttttcaatcaaataatTAGAATAAGAATCATCTATTTTCATTCTCATTCTAAAATCCAATACTTTCCAACCAAATATATCCTATTAACATAAAACAAACACAATTAAGATGCAATTCAAATGGATCATTTTGTCTCTTCATCAAAGCATCTAGCCAAGAGAGACAAAAACAAGCCACAATACTAACTGAAACATTTTATCTATTCAGCACTGACAAGCACCTGCTCTTTGCTCAATCCATTTAAAGATAAATGAGGGATCTTAGTAGCTGAGACTTCTACATTTATCAGCAGTTACCAAAAAACTACATACCTTGACGGGTTCAAATCCAGCACCACTCTTCATTCTTTTAGCCATCTTTAAGCTGCCCTTTCCTACGGATACCAAGACAGAAGCCAAAACACCACTCATCAATCGCAGAATTAATTACTTGTTTGGTGTCAttctaaatatttaataaatacatGTCTTTATGCTTCATACTTTCTGGAAAACCAAACCATTACCAGTATTACTCATGGTATACAATTTTTATTAAAGAAAACATCAAGAGACATTTCATTCCCTTCTCAATTTTTTAATTTGGCTTTTCTTTCTATTTCCCACATGTAGAAGCCATGAATTGAGGATGAAGTCTGGAAATAGATAAGCCAAGCACCACTGAATGTAATGAAGCCAATAAGGAGTGCACAGTGGCTCATAGCCTATCCAACGCATGGCAGCAGAAGCATAGACATCTGGTGACGGTACGAACACAGAAGATTGCTTGATACCAACCATTTTTGTTGCCACATATAAGGGGATCTGCGTCCACAATTTTAAATCAGATACAAGAAGAAAACAAATACATGGTTAAACTATTAATATGTGAATATTATAGCTTATATAAGATTTTTAAGAATTATGTAgcccattttttttattttaaattactaCTACTTCCATTATGTTATGTCTTGTTGagcttattcataattttttctactttGTTTTCGATGCTCTATTGAATTATATAAATTGCAGAAGGATGAAATTGATATTACTTGGATAGGAtaatcaacttttttttttttttttggtctttagTTTGAAAAAAAGTTTGAATGATCATTGGATGATTTGGATTCTACAGCATCTATTACATCATAATTAATGGTAATAACTGCACATGGGAGGAGATAAGTTGATGATTGAATTACAAGCTAAGTTACAAATCTTAAACAATATTATGTGAAAATTATacaccataattttttttctaatgttgTTTATGACCCAGCAACTCATACACacgaaaagaaatgaaaaaaaagggacaaaaagggaGTACCTTGCAAACAATAAGTTTGGAAACAAACAAGAAATGAACGAGTTTACAATATCTCATTGTTGAAATCCTTTACTCTCCCTCTctgtgtttcttttttctttttttggcacTAGACTAAAACTTCCAAGTAACACTGGGTTTCTTTAGT
Proteins encoded in this region:
- the LOC105052985 gene encoding BAG family molecular chaperone regulator 2 codes for the protein MIKLGSRRIFRSNSKVGGGGGGGGNGGCGRGDIEWEVRPGGMLVQKRVSGRQEDEVIQLRITTGSWWHDISIRATSTFGELKVVLSLVTGLEPREQRLLFRGKEREDGDHLHMVGVQDRDKVLLLEDPAIRERKLRSMAMAQAMRSPCQTFIAV